A single genomic interval of Ramlibacter sp. harbors:
- a CDS encoding LysR family transcriptional regulator → MKTVIANPQYQLAASDLEILLALVRGKTLAEAGARLGADASTVFRAVQRIEKHLGQRLFERSRRGYLPSDAMLAMASHAERIEAELEAARAAARGPADPVSGRVRLTTTDSVLRGVVLPVLPALAREHPLLQLELRSTNEVLSLTRRDADLALRAVSPTQKPPDHLIGRPLGTLRFVACAARALPPRQRRLPLEQQDWVAPDEAMPEHPSVRWRRKALPRVTPRHLVDGIVGVADALQCGLGVGVLPLFMLAQVPSLVALSEPLADCESQLWLLAHPESRHLRRIATVYQHLAATIRLP, encoded by the coding sequence ATGAAAACTGTCATTGCAAATCCGCAATACCAGCTGGCCGCTTCCGACCTTGAAATCCTGCTGGCGCTGGTGCGTGGCAAGACCCTGGCGGAAGCCGGCGCGCGGCTGGGCGCGGACGCCTCCACCGTGTTCCGCGCGGTGCAGCGGATCGAGAAGCACCTGGGCCAGCGCCTGTTCGAGCGGTCGCGCCGGGGCTACCTGCCGTCAGACGCCATGCTGGCCATGGCGAGCCACGCCGAGCGCATCGAGGCCGAACTGGAAGCCGCGCGCGCCGCCGCCCGCGGCCCGGCGGACCCGGTGTCGGGCCGGGTGCGGCTGACCACCACCGACTCGGTGCTGCGTGGCGTGGTGCTGCCGGTGCTGCCCGCGCTGGCGCGCGAGCACCCGCTGCTGCAGCTGGAACTGCGCAGCACCAACGAGGTGCTGAGCCTGACCCGGCGCGACGCCGACCTGGCGCTGCGCGCGGTCAGCCCCACGCAAAAGCCGCCGGACCACCTGATCGGGCGGCCCCTGGGCACGCTGCGCTTCGTGGCCTGCGCCGCGCGGGCCCTGCCGCCCAGGCAGCGGCGCCTGCCGCTGGAGCAGCAGGACTGGGTGGCGCCCGACGAAGCCATGCCCGAGCACCCCTCGGTGCGCTGGCGCCGCAAGGCGCTGCCGCGCGTCACGCCGCGCCACCTGGTGGACGGCATCGTGGGCGTGGCCGACGCGCTGCAATGCGGCCTGGGCGTGGGCGTGCTGCCGCTGTTCATGCTGGCGCAGGTGCCGTCGCTGGTGGCCCTGAGCGAGCCGCTGGCCGACTGCGAATCGCAGCTGTGGCTGCTGGCGCACCCCGAGTCGCGGCACCTGCGCCGCATTGCCACGGTCTACCAGCACCTGGCGGCCACCATCCGCCTGCCCTGA
- a CDS encoding cysteine-rich CWC family protein, whose product MSPEAAPDPSRCPLCGEPNQCAMELERSTGVAQGPCWCTQVDFAPALLARVPEAARRQACICRRCATAAPDTP is encoded by the coding sequence ATGTCCCCCGAGGCCGCTCCCGACCCGTCCCGCTGCCCGCTGTGCGGCGAGCCCAACCAGTGCGCCATGGAGCTGGAACGCAGCACCGGCGTGGCGCAGGGCCCCTGCTGGTGCACCCAGGTGGACTTTGCGCCGGCCCTGCTGGCCCGCGTGCCCGAAGCCGCCCGGCGGCAAGCCTGCATCTGCCGGCGCTGCGCCACCGCCGCACCCGACACCCCATGA
- a CDS encoding MFS transporter, producing the protein MNPEATIGALRARYGERYRWLLLMSVMVGTMASIMSSTIVNVAIPDMSHHFVLDQSRAQWVSSGFMVAMTVSMLTTPWLLARYGYRRTYVGTMLLLMGGGIVGGLASVYPLVLAARVAEGLAAGVVQPIPAIIMLRAFEPREQGRASGLFGMGVVLAPAIGPSIGGVLVDWFGWRSIFFMVVPFCLLSIWLARKFVPVSAPGGLAAEGGPSLDWRGLLLGGVGTLCLLNGLVQLHGNSRAVAAALLVAALVALVAFVWWQKRAAASGREPLMNLALFRYRTFAMGSIVAFIYGTALFGSTYLLPVYMQLGLKLSASHVGTILLPAGLVLAATIAIVGRLTNRLPTWVLVSTGLALLTASFALMPTVGLGTALWVLVAWAVLGRIGLGFILPSLNLGSMRPLDNALIPHGASAINFLRMLGGAAGVNLCAIVLEWRIAAHGDSLANPDTSLARLAAFNESFMFLAALCALAMVAASQLRDAPRATGPADA; encoded by the coding sequence ATGAACCCCGAGGCGACGATCGGCGCGCTGCGCGCCCGCTACGGCGAGCGCTACCGCTGGCTGCTGCTGATGTCGGTGATGGTCGGCACCATGGCCTCGATCATGTCGTCCACCATCGTCAATGTGGCGATTCCCGACATGAGCCACCACTTCGTGCTGGACCAGTCGCGGGCCCAGTGGGTCAGCTCGGGCTTCATGGTGGCCATGACCGTGTCGATGCTGACCACGCCCTGGCTGCTGGCGCGCTACGGCTACCGCCGCACCTACGTGGGCACCATGCTGCTGCTGATGGGCGGCGGCATCGTGGGCGGGCTGGCCAGCGTGTACCCGCTGGTGCTGGCGGCGCGCGTGGCCGAAGGCCTGGCGGCCGGCGTGGTGCAGCCGATCCCCGCCATCATCATGCTGCGCGCCTTCGAGCCGCGCGAGCAGGGCCGCGCAAGCGGGCTGTTCGGCATGGGCGTGGTGCTGGCGCCGGCCATTGGCCCCAGCATTGGCGGGGTGCTGGTGGACTGGTTTGGCTGGCGCTCGATCTTCTTCATGGTGGTGCCGTTCTGCCTGCTGTCGATCTGGCTGGCGCGCAAGTTCGTGCCGGTGAGCGCGCCCGGCGGGCTGGCCGCCGAGGGCGGGCCGTCACTGGACTGGCGCGGCCTGCTGCTGGGCGGGGTGGGCACGCTGTGCCTGCTCAACGGCCTGGTGCAGCTGCACGGCAACTCACGGGCGGTGGCCGCGGCGCTGCTGGTGGCCGCGCTCGTCGCGCTGGTGGCCTTTGTCTGGTGGCAAAAGCGCGCGGCCGCCTCGGGCCGCGAACCCCTGATGAACCTGGCGCTGTTTCGCTACCGCACCTTCGCCATGGGCAGCATCGTGGCCTTCATCTATGGCACGGCGCTGTTTGGCTCCACCTACCTGCTGCCGGTGTACATGCAGCTGGGGCTCAAGCTGTCGGCCTCGCATGTGGGCACCATCCTGTTGCCGGCGGGGCTGGTGCTGGCCGCCACCATTGCCATCGTGGGCCGGCTGACCAACCGCCTGCCCACCTGGGTGCTGGTGAGCACCGGGCTGGCGCTGCTCACCGCCTCGTTCGCGCTGATGCCCACCGTGGGCCTGGGCACGGCGCTGTGGGTGCTGGTGGCCTGGGCCGTGCTGGGACGCATCGGGCTGGGCTTCATACTGCCGTCGCTCAACCTGGGCTCCATGCGGCCGCTGGACAATGCGCTGATTCCGCATGGCGCCAGTGCCATCAATTTCCTGCGCATGCTGGGCGGCGCCGCGGGCGTCAACCTGTGCGCCATCGTGCTGGAGTGGCGCATTGCCGCGCATGGCGACTCGCTGGCCAATCCGGACACCAGCCTGGCGCGGCTCGCCGCGTTCAACGAGTCGTTCATGTTCCTGGCCGCGCTGTGCGCGCTGGCCATGGTGGCGGCCTCGCAGCTGCGCGACGCGCCGCGCGCCACCGGACCCGCGGACGCATAG
- a CDS encoding class II glutamine amidotransferase — protein sequence MCQLLGMNCNTPTDVMFSFAGFAQRGGRTDHHADGWGIAFFEDKGLRHFVDHLPACDSPVAELIRRYPIRSRNVIAHIRKATQGAVNLQNCHPFVRELWGRYWVFAHNGDVPGFQPRLHGGFRPVGNTDSERAFCWLMQELAKSHASVPSVAELTLTLRELAPQVARHGTFNFMLSNGEALWAHASTHLHYVERRHPFTHAQLADEDLSIDFALATTPQDRVAVVVTTPLTTNENWTTFRPGELRVFVDGASIGP from the coding sequence ATGTGCCAGCTCCTTGGAATGAACTGCAACACGCCCACCGACGTGATGTTCAGCTTTGCCGGGTTCGCGCAGCGCGGCGGCCGCACTGACCACCATGCCGACGGCTGGGGCATCGCCTTCTTCGAGGACAAGGGGCTGCGCCATTTTGTGGACCACCTGCCGGCCTGTGATTCGCCGGTGGCGGAGCTGATCCGCCGCTACCCGATCCGCAGCCGCAACGTCATTGCCCACATCCGCAAGGCCACGCAGGGCGCGGTGAACCTGCAGAACTGCCACCCGTTCGTGCGCGAGCTGTGGGGCCGCTACTGGGTGTTCGCGCACAACGGCGACGTGCCCGGCTTCCAGCCACGGCTGCACGGGGGGTTCCGCCCCGTGGGCAACACCGACAGCGAGCGCGCGTTCTGCTGGTTGATGCAGGAACTGGCCAAGTCCCATGCCAGCGTGCCCAGCGTGGCCGAACTCACGCTCACGCTGCGCGAACTGGCACCGCAGGTGGCCCGCCACGGCACCTTCAATTTCATGCTGTCCAACGGCGAGGCGCTGTGGGCCCATGCCTCCACCCACCTGCACTATGTGGAGCGCCGGCACCCCTTCACCCATGCCCAGCTGGCCGACGAGGACCTGAGCATCGACTTCGCGCTGGCCACCACGCCGCAGGACAGGGTGGCCGTGGTGGTGACCACCCCGCTGACCACCAACGAGAACTGGACCACCTTCCGTCCCGGCGAACTCAGGGTGTTCGTGGACGGCGCGTCCATCGGGCCCTGA
- a CDS encoding S8 family peptidase codes for MNPLSRFLVSTGLTVCSLLCLAGQAWGQTAPLARGLIVQLKAVPAAAGREAPQSARERISAVAQSSGVAMRASRQISGAYHVIQFNQPLQGAALDTLAQRMRYNPDVESVEPDVLIKRQAVPNDPLFASRQWHLQAPAVNKSPLNMPAAWDRSTGTNVTVAVLDTGIRPSHPDLAGKLVPGYDFVSEVEFANDGDGRDADPSDPGDWVTTAESSSGLFAGCTAENSSWHGTFIAGQIGALTNNATGVAGVSWGARVLPVRVSGKCGAFLSDILDGMRWAAGLPVAGVPANANPARIINLSFGGDSPCTASYQNVIDEITAAGSLLVVAAGNEGSVLRRPADCRNVLAVGAVRADGLKVNYSNVGANMALMAPGGDGTLGLHSLDNTGVRGPVIDTYGDKIGTSFSAPLAAGVAALMLSVNPALSPAQIVSRMKQGARPHVSSPFFAQCSSTGTSATCNCTTSACGAGLLDGPGALDAAVSPMVNIAVTGTQQPGATLVLSGAASAAAPGATIQSYLWTQVSGAAVTLQGSNAVTATLVLPAVAGSFSFQLRVTDNLGRASQDTVLVNSSGAVTPPPASSASGGGGAVGWPGLLGLGLLLLAAGLARRAPGVRARWTRRPRTP; via the coding sequence ATGAATCCCTTATCCCGCTTCCTGGTGTCCACCGGCCTGACGGTCTGCAGCCTGCTGTGCCTGGCCGGCCAGGCCTGGGGGCAGACCGCGCCGCTGGCGCGTGGCCTGATCGTCCAGCTCAAGGCCGTGCCGGCGGCCGCGGGCCGCGAGGCGCCGCAGTCGGCGCGTGAACGCATCAGCGCGGTGGCCCAGTCGTCGGGCGTGGCCATGCGCGCGTCACGCCAGATCAGCGGGGCCTACCACGTGATCCAGTTCAACCAGCCGCTGCAGGGCGCGGCGCTGGACACCCTGGCGCAGCGCATGCGCTACAACCCGGACGTCGAGTCGGTCGAGCCCGATGTGCTGATCAAGCGGCAGGCCGTGCCCAACGACCCGCTGTTCGCCTCGCGCCAATGGCACCTGCAGGCGCCAGCCGTCAACAAGTCGCCCCTGAACATGCCGGCGGCCTGGGACCGCAGCACCGGCACCAACGTGACCGTGGCCGTGCTCGACACCGGCATCCGGCCCTCGCACCCCGATCTCGCGGGCAAGCTGGTGCCGGGCTATGACTTTGTCAGCGAGGTGGAGTTCGCCAACGACGGCGACGGCCGCGACGCCGACCCGAGCGACCCCGGCGACTGGGTCACCACCGCGGAATCCAGCAGCGGCCTGTTCGCCGGCTGCACGGCCGAGAACAGCTCCTGGCATGGCACCTTCATTGCGGGGCAGATCGGCGCGCTCACCAACAACGCCACCGGGGTGGCGGGCGTGAGCTGGGGCGCGCGTGTGCTGCCGGTGCGCGTGTCGGGCAAATGCGGCGCGTTTCTCAGCGACATCCTCGACGGCATGCGCTGGGCCGCCGGCCTGCCGGTGGCGGGCGTGCCGGCCAACGCCAATCCGGCGCGCATCATCAACCTGAGTTTCGGGGGCGACAGCCCCTGCACGGCCAGCTACCAGAACGTGATCGACGAGATCACGGCGGCCGGCTCGCTGCTGGTGGTGGCGGCGGGCAACGAGGGCAGCGTGCTGCGCCGCCCGGCCGACTGCCGCAACGTGCTGGCCGTGGGCGCCGTGCGGGCCGACGGGCTCAAGGTGAATTACTCCAATGTGGGCGCCAACATGGCACTGATGGCACCGGGCGGCGATGGCACGCTGGGTCTGCATTCGCTGGACAACACCGGCGTGCGTGGCCCGGTCATCGACACCTATGGCGACAAGATCGGCACCAGTTTCTCGGCCCCGCTGGCCGCGGGCGTCGCGGCGCTGATGCTGTCGGTCAACCCCGCGCTGAGCCCGGCCCAGATCGTGAGCCGGATGAAGCAGGGCGCGCGGCCCCATGTGTCCAGCCCGTTCTTTGCCCAGTGCAGCAGCACCGGGACCTCCGCCACCTGTAACTGCACGACCTCCGCCTGCGGCGCCGGTTTGCTCGACGGGCCGGGCGCGCTGGATGCCGCCGTCAGCCCCATGGTCAACATCGCCGTGACCGGCACCCAGCAACCCGGCGCCACGCTGGTGCTGAGCGGGGCGGCGAGCGCGGCGGCGCCGGGCGCGACGATCCAGTCCTATCTCTGGACGCAGGTGAGCGGGGCTGCCGTGACGCTGCAGGGCAGCAATGCCGTCACGGCCACCCTGGTCCTGCCCGCGGTGGCCGGAAGCTTCAGCTTTCAACTGCGCGTCACCGACAACCTCGGGCGCGCCAGCCAGGACACGGTGCTGGTCAACAGCAGCGGCGCCGTGACCCCGCCCCCCGCGTCATCGGCCTCCGGGGGCGGCGGCGCGGTCGGCTGGCCCGGGCTGCTGGGCCTGGGCCTGTTGCTGCTGGCGGCGGGCCTGGCGCGGCGGGCGCCGGGCGTCAGGGCCCGATGGACGCGCCGTCCACGAACACCCTGA
- a CDS encoding rhomboid family intramembrane serine protease yields MSLWIWHAHEWPQHPWTLWTAALVHLGAAHALANALALIGLVWLARTWALGWPTAAAALAAWPMSIAALAFWPAVQSYQGLSGPLHGLAAAMALHHGLRGGRRPPAGAVVLALGLALKLGLERGWALPLGFDPDWGFNVVYASHLTGAVCGLLCGLVTARWLAPPRG; encoded by the coding sequence ATGAGCTTATGGATCTGGCATGCACACGAATGGCCGCAACACCCCTGGACGCTCTGGACCGCCGCGCTGGTCCACCTGGGCGCGGCGCACGCGCTGGCCAATGCCCTGGCCCTGATCGGCCTGGTCTGGCTGGCCCGCACCTGGGCCCTGGGCTGGCCCACCGCGGCCGCCGCGCTGGCGGCCTGGCCCATGTCGATCGCGGCCCTGGCTTTCTGGCCCGCGGTGCAGAGTTACCAGGGGCTGTCCGGCCCGCTGCACGGGCTGGCCGCCGCCATGGCGCTGCACCACGGCCTGCGCGGTGGCCGCCGCCCACCCGCGGGCGCGGTGGTGCTGGCACTGGGCCTGGCCCTGAAGCTCGGGCTGGAGCGCGGCTGGGCCCTGCCACTGGGCTTTGATCCGGACTGGGGCTTCAATGTGGTTTATGCCTCGCACCTCACGGGGGCCGTGTGCGGACTGCTGTGCGGGCTGGTGACCGCGCGCTGGCTCGCGCCGCCGCGCGGCTGA
- the gshB gene encoding glutathione synthase, with translation MNILFVADPLEAFKTYKDTTFSMMREAFRRGHGIAACEPRDLVWRSGDVVRADVRRISLTGTLDDWFRETPQPGAALRDFDAIVMRKDPPFDSEYFYATHLLEQAERDGARVFNKPRTLRDHPEKLAIMEFPQHVSPTIVTRSADEVRRFHAEHQDIILKPLDGMGGMGIFRVKADALNLGSIIETLNKDGAETIMVQRFVPEITQGDKRILIIGGDPVPFSLARIPQGTEVRGNLAAGGLGVAQPLSATDLEMARAIGPVLNRRGLLLVGMDVIGDRLTEINVTSPTCFQEIQQQAGFDVPAMFTNALEAAVQQSAAA, from the coding sequence ATGAACATCCTCTTTGTCGCCGACCCCCTCGAAGCCTTCAAGACCTACAAGGACACCACGTTCTCGATGATGCGCGAGGCCTTTCGCCGCGGCCATGGCATCGCGGCCTGCGAGCCGCGCGACCTGGTCTGGCGCTCCGGCGACGTGGTGCGCGCCGACGTGCGCCGCATCTCGCTGACCGGCACGCTGGACGACTGGTTCCGTGAAACGCCGCAGCCCGGGGCCGCGCTGCGGGACTTTGACGCCATCGTGATGCGCAAGGACCCGCCGTTTGACAGCGAGTACTTCTACGCCACCCACCTGCTGGAGCAGGCCGAGCGCGACGGGGCCCGCGTCTTCAACAAGCCCCGCACCCTGCGCGACCACCCCGAGAAGCTCGCCATCATGGAGTTCCCGCAGCATGTGAGCCCCACGATCGTGACGCGCAGCGCCGACGAAGTGCGGCGCTTCCACGCCGAGCACCAGGACATCATCCTCAAGCCGCTGGATGGCATGGGCGGCATGGGGATTTTCCGCGTCAAGGCGGACGCGCTGAACCTGGGCTCCATCATCGAGACGCTGAACAAGGACGGCGCCGAAACCATCATGGTCCAGCGCTTCGTGCCCGAGATCACGCAGGGCGACAAGCGCATCCTCATCATCGGCGGCGACCCCGTGCCCTTCAGCCTGGCGCGGATCCCGCAAGGCACCGAGGTGCGCGGCAACCTGGCCGCCGGCGGCCTGGGCGTGGCGCAGCCGCTGTCGGCCACCGACCTGGAGATGGCGCGCGCCATCGGCCCCGTGCTCAACCGCCGCGGCCTGCTGCTGGTGGGCATGGACGTGATCGGCGACCGGCTGACCGAAATCAACGTGACCAGCCCGACCTGCTTCCAGGAAATCCAGCAGCAGGCCGGCTTTGACGTGCCGGCCATGTTCACCAACGCGCTCGAAGCTGCGGTGCAGCAATCCGCGGCGGCCTGA
- a CDS encoding benzoate/H(+) symporter BenE family transporter — protein MQFFKDLSLSAFVAGFVAVLVGFTSSVAIVFQAAQAFNASPELITSWMWALGLGMGLCTAVPSLILRQPVMVAWSTPGAAVLATAGLAGGFSMAEAVGAFLVCGALITLFGVTGWFEKVMSRIPMAIASALLAGVLARFGLQAFAAAQTALPLVLLMLGSYLLARRVAPRYAVVVTLLVAICFVAMNGQLVWTRITFDFAVPVFTAPAFSLGAITSLALPLFVVTMASQNLPGVAAIRAAGYDMPISRLITVTGLAMLVLAPFGAFALCLSAITAAICMGREAHEDPARRYTAAVCCGALYVLIGIFGAAVTGLLTAFPKELVVAIAGLALLGTIGSGLAAALRDESHREAALITFLVTLSGVAIAGIGSAFWGVVAGAITLFVQQYGRRNPSTP, from the coding sequence ATGCAATTTTTCAAGGACCTCAGCCTGTCGGCTTTTGTCGCAGGCTTCGTCGCCGTGCTCGTGGGCTTCACCAGCTCCGTGGCCATTGTCTTCCAGGCCGCCCAGGCCTTCAACGCCAGCCCCGAGCTCATCACCTCCTGGATGTGGGCCCTGGGTCTGGGCATGGGCTTGTGCACCGCCGTCCCCTCGCTGATCCTGCGCCAGCCGGTCATGGTCGCCTGGTCCACGCCGGGCGCCGCGGTGCTGGCCACGGCCGGCCTGGCGGGCGGGTTTTCCATGGCCGAGGCGGTGGGGGCGTTCCTGGTCTGCGGCGCGCTGATCACGCTGTTCGGCGTGACCGGCTGGTTCGAGAAGGTCATGAGCCGCATTCCCATGGCCATTGCCTCGGCGCTGCTGGCCGGGGTGCTGGCCCGCTTCGGGCTGCAGGCCTTTGCGGCCGCCCAGACCGCCTTGCCGCTGGTGTTGCTGATGCTGGGCAGCTACCTGCTGGCGCGGCGCGTGGCGCCGCGTTACGCGGTGGTGGTCACGCTGCTCGTTGCTATCTGTTTTGTAGCAATGAATGGCCAGCTGGTCTGGACCCGCATCACTTTTGACTTCGCGGTGCCGGTGTTCACGGCCCCGGCCTTCAGTCTGGGCGCCATCACCAGCCTGGCACTGCCCCTGTTTGTGGTGACCATGGCCTCGCAGAACCTGCCGGGCGTGGCGGCGATCCGCGCGGCGGGCTATGACATGCCGATCTCCCGGCTCATCACCGTGACGGGGCTGGCCATGCTGGTGCTGGCACCCTTCGGCGCCTTTGCGCTGTGCCTGTCGGCCATCACCGCGGCCATCTGCATGGGCCGCGAAGCCCACGAGGACCCCGCGCGGCGCTACACCGCGGCCGTGTGCTGTGGCGCGCTGTATGTGCTGATCGGCATTTTCGGCGCCGCGGTCACGGGCCTGCTCACGGCCTTCCCCAAGGAACTGGTGGTGGCGATCGCCGGGCTGGCCCTGCTGGGCACCATCGGCAGCGGCCTGGCCGCCGCGCTGCGCGACGAATCGCACCGCGAGGCCGCGCTCATCACCTTCCTGGTCACGCTCAGCGGCGTGGCAATAGCCGGGATCGGCTCGGCGTTTTGGGGAGTGGTCGCGGGCGCGATCACGCTGTTTGTGCAACAGTACGGGCGACGCAACCCCTCCACGCCATGA
- a CDS encoding nuclear transport factor 2 family protein produces MTNPPDSSALPPPPALEPGPLIDEYLRILMIPDPDGVRHFVSPGLQIRFTGGRRMTAPGDTSAFNAQRYAWVRKRIERTEVVSGGTPEETVVYSLGTLYGAWPDGTPFEGNRYVDRYVVSHGLITQMDVWNDSAEWLLVRAGLATS; encoded by the coding sequence ATGACGAACCCACCTGATTCCTCCGCCCTGCCGCCGCCCCCGGCCCTCGAACCGGGGCCGCTGATCGACGAATACCTGCGCATCCTCATGATCCCGGACCCGGATGGCGTGCGGCATTTTGTCTCGCCCGGGCTGCAGATCCGCTTCACGGGCGGGCGCCGCATGACGGCGCCCGGCGACACCTCGGCCTTCAACGCCCAGCGCTACGCCTGGGTCAGGAAGCGCATCGAGCGCACCGAGGTGGTCAGCGGCGGCACGCCCGAGGAAACCGTGGTCTACAGCCTGGGCACGCTGTACGGCGCCTGGCCCGATGGCACGCCCTTTGAAGGCAACCGCTATGTGGACCGCTACGTGGTGAGCCACGGCCTGATCACGCAAATGGATGTCTGGAACGACAGCGCCGAGTGGCTGCTGGTGCGCGCCGGACTGGCCACGTCATGA
- a CDS encoding polysaccharide deacetylase family protein: protein MSSEARWRHALPGHGRFDYQPITRRPDYHWPGGARLAVYLGFNLEHFAFGDGLGACLGPASPQPDVLNYSWREYGNRVGAWRCLDLFDSLQLPVAALINTALYDHCPELVAACVARGHELVGHGHSNAERQGGYSEAAERQLLQECAQRIATHSGRAPAGWLSPWISESLLTPDLLAETGYRYTLNWCHDDQPVPMRTRGGPALWSIPYPQEINDIPMIMARQMDARDFADMVIDHFDEMLAQSREQPLVMGIALHPYIVGQPYRLRHLRRALTHLAGARGGGEVWFTTPGAICDHMDRLAAEQPAAWG from the coding sequence ATGAGCAGCGAGGCCCGCTGGCGCCACGCCCTGCCCGGCCATGGCCGGTTCGACTACCAGCCCATCACGCGCCGGCCCGACTACCACTGGCCCGGCGGTGCCCGGCTGGCCGTGTACCTGGGCTTCAACCTCGAACATTTTGCGTTTGGCGACGGCCTGGGGGCCTGCCTGGGCCCCGCCTCACCGCAGCCCGACGTGCTCAACTACAGCTGGCGCGAGTACGGCAACCGGGTCGGTGCCTGGCGCTGCCTGGACCTGTTCGACAGCCTGCAGCTGCCGGTCGCGGCCCTGATCAACACCGCGCTGTACGACCACTGCCCCGAACTGGTGGCGGCCTGCGTGGCGCGCGGCCATGAGCTGGTGGGCCATGGCCACAGCAACGCCGAACGCCAGGGCGGCTACAGCGAGGCCGCCGAGCGCCAGCTGCTGCAGGAATGCGCGCAGCGCATCGCCACCCACAGCGGCCGCGCACCCGCCGGCTGGCTGTCGCCGTGGATCTCGGAAAGCCTGCTCACCCCCGACCTGCTGGCCGAGACCGGCTACCGCTACACGCTCAACTGGTGCCACGACGACCAGCCCGTGCCCATGCGCACGCGCGGCGGGCCGGCGCTCTGGTCCATCCCCTACCCGCAGGAGATCAACGACATCCCCATGATCATGGCCCGGCAGATGGACGCGCGCGACTTTGCCGACATGGTGATCGACCACTTCGACGAGATGCTGGCGCAGTCGCGCGAGCAGCCGCTGGTGATGGGCATTGCGCTGCACCCGTACATCGTGGGCCAGCCCTACCGTTTGCGGCACCTGCGCCGGGCGCTGACGCACCTGGCCGGCGCGCGCGGCGGCGGCGAGGTCTGGTTCACCACCCCGGGCGCGATCTGCGACCACATGGACCGCCTGGCAGCCGAACAGCCCGCCGCGTGGGGCTGA